One Plasmodium cynomolgi strain B DNA, chromosome 12, whole genome shotgun sequence genomic region harbors:
- a CDS encoding serine/threonine kinase-1 (putative): MQRDSPNGRNNNYYYRNREGNLHNSTYRNSYRNSYRNSYRNSYRNSYKNLHKNLHKNLYQNSYQNSYQNSYHNGYHDSHNHLYNSGFGNAYSNEYSNAYGNPYGSGFKLLKGKRIRSFNSSSNSSRKGKLFKKFKNYDVDENMMRAYKNGRKRSYSSMREINDKEQRHHKVYLESKYHHEEHQNNYIKGFNLTRKRNYYSYKKKLYSSDKRNYDTHFGQGNIFYNNEYYLFNDGATLKKKKMYYGNKNSFRTNSRSYNGHPDRMNNKRKDSNRNGKCKTTAVHPKETGSLGGGPSATSATSAATEMRICNYKDKGDKSNKSFKLKNSDTTRDDGTGKSDLRDEIMGNRRNLAACIDKEKGSQQSLRKYTRGVRKRKKAPSSYSGTRSGRRSRRRSRRRSGRGSAQRRRRRRDSISSNDETGTSALSRRGSSYFSRENKKKHHADRYSSESYKYTPSDESTDDISSRKKYNHKRNRTKISDMEDNSNRKKKKKKKKTTTQMTKLFILVGKRE, translated from the exons ATGCAAAGGGATAGCCCCAACGGCAG GAACAACAATTACTACTATCGCAATCGGGAGGGAAACCTGCACAACAGCACGTACAGAAATTCGTACAGAAATTCGTACAGAAATTCATACAGGAATTCTTACAGGAattcttataaaaatttgcacaaaaatttgcataaaaatttgtaccAAAATTCATACCAAAATTCGTACCAAAATTCGTACCATAATGGTTACCACGACTCGCACAACCACTTATACAATAGCGGCTTCGGCAATGCCTACAGCAACGAATACAGCAATGCGTACGGCAACCCTTACGGGAGCGGCTTCAAGCTgctgaaggggaaaagaatCAGGAGCTTCAACAGCTCCAGCAACTCCAGCCGGAAAGGAAAGCTctttaagaaatttaaaaactaCGATGTGGACGAAAATATGATGAGGGCgtataaaaatgggaggaaaCGCAGCTACTCATCCATGAGGGAGATAAATGACAAAGAACAAAGACACCATAAGGTGTATCTAGAGTCCAAGTACCACCACGAGGAGcatcaaaataattacataaaaggATTTAACCTGACCAGAAAAAGAAACTACTAttcgtacaaaaaaaaattgtacagtAGTGATAAGAGAAACTACGATACCCACTTTGGACAGgggaacattttttacaataatgaATATTATCTATTTAACGACGGAGCTAcgttgaagaagaaaaaaatgtattatggaaataaaaatagcttTAGAACAAATTCGAGAAGCTATAATGGGCATCCGGACAGGATGAATAATAAACGGAAAGATTCTAATCGGAATGGGAAGTGTAAAACGACCGCTGTGCATCCGAAGGAGACAGGCAGTTTGGGAGGGGGACCAAGTGCAACTAGCGCAACGAGTGCAGCTACAGAGATGAGAATATGCAACTATAAGGACAAGGGTGACAAATCGAATAAATCAttcaagttaaaaaatagcGATACGACGCGAGATGATGGTACAGGAAAATCGGATCTGAGAGACGAAATTATGGGAAATAGGAGAAACCTCGCCGCGTGCATTGATAAGGAAAAAGGCTCACAGCAGTCCCTCCGTAAATACACTCGAGGGgtaaggaaaagaaaaaaggcaccCAGCAGTTATAGCGGTACGAGAAGTGGACGTAGGAGCAGGCGAAGGAGTAGGCGAAGGAGCGGACGAGGGAGCGCACAACgaagaaggcgaagaagaGATAGCATCAGTAGCAATGACGAAACAGGCACGAGTGCTTTATCACGAAGAGGCAGTAGCTACTTCTCacgtgaaaataaaaaaaaacaccatgCCGATAGGTATAGTAGTGAGTCCTACAAGTATACCCCCTCGGACGAATCAACGGATGATATATCgtcgagaaaaaaatacaaccaCAAAAGAAACAGAACAAAAATATCAGATATGGAAGATAACAGcaataggaagaaaaaaaaaaaaaaaaagaaaactacGACTCAGATGAcgaaattattcattttagttggaaaaagggaatga